Proteins encoded within one genomic window of Companilactobacillus sp.:
- the adhE gene encoding bifunctional acetaldehyde-CoA/alcohol dehydrogenase, with protein sequence MLKDNKKVNEEEVSKTIDKMVDKAHGALEAMDDFTQEKVDHIVHQMAIAGLNASLKLAKMAYQETGRGVTEDKVIKNMFATEEIWHSIKRDKTVGIIEDDKEHRLIKVAEPLGVLAGVTPVTNPTSTTMFKSLIAVKTRNPIIFGFHPQAQNCSVAAGKVMYEAAIKAGAPEGIIQWIEKPSIEATSYLINHEGVASVLATGGPGMVKAAYSTGKPALGVGPGNGPAYIEKTANIRRAVNDIVLSKTFDNGMVCASENSAIVDKEIYNDVKKEMEKMHVTFLKKADYKALAETMFRPQGGVKGPIAGASALKIAKLAGIKVPDDTKVLAVELTKIGDDEPLSSEKLSPVISIYKSTSHEDAFKKADALLHHGGLGHTAAIHTMDEKLATEYGVKMLASRVLVNTPSAIGGIGNLYNEMIPSLTLGTGSWGKNSISHNVSSFDLLNIKTIARRRNNMQWIKQPKVYFEKTSVRYLEDMEGIHRAMIVADPNMVQLGYVDTVVDELKRRKHPVEYTLFSDVEYVTSTDMVGRGVTQMNIFKPDTIIALGGGSTMNAAKDMWLFYEHPDVDLFGAEQGFIDIRKRTYKFPKPEKAQFVAIPTTYGTGSEVTPFSNITDNRTNVKYPIADYALTPDVAIIDSQFVESMPKHIIAIAGLEVLNNAVESFVSNMASDYTRPYAMQALKLVVDNLKKAYDGDVDAQAELHNASALAGMSFANAFAGVGHSLADVLYNEFGLSHGLGVIISLPQVIRYNFKQPTKIAMWPKYEHFRADEDYASLARYIGLNGSSNEDLKEALIKKIVELAHSVDIKLSLKDNGVDKAQFEQKVDELSENAFADQFSFANPKEPLISELKDILVDEYSGKNIEH encoded by the coding sequence ATGCTAAAGGATAATAAGAAAGTTAACGAAGAAGAGGTCTCCAAGACGATCGATAAAATGGTCGACAAGGCACATGGGGCATTGGAGGCCATGGATGACTTTACCCAAGAAAAGGTCGACCATATAGTCCATCAAATGGCAATTGCCGGACTTAACGCTAGTTTGAAACTAGCTAAGATGGCTTATCAAGAAACTGGTCGCGGCGTGACTGAAGATAAAGTTATCAAAAATATGTTTGCTACCGAAGAGATCTGGCATTCGATCAAACGTGATAAGACAGTCGGGATCATTGAAGATGACAAAGAACATCGCTTGATCAAAGTTGCTGAACCACTTGGCGTTTTAGCTGGTGTCACACCGGTTACAAACCCAACTTCAACAACAATGTTCAAATCATTGATTGCTGTAAAGACTCGTAATCCGATCATCTTTGGATTCCATCCTCAAGCACAAAATTGTTCAGTTGCTGCCGGAAAAGTAATGTATGAAGCAGCCATTAAAGCTGGTGCACCAGAAGGTATCATCCAATGGATCGAGAAGCCATCGATCGAAGCTACTTCTTATTTGATCAATCATGAAGGCGTTGCAAGTGTTCTTGCCACTGGTGGCCCTGGAATGGTCAAAGCTGCTTATTCAACAGGTAAGCCTGCGTTAGGTGTTGGACCTGGTAATGGACCAGCCTATATCGAAAAAACAGCAAATATCAGACGTGCAGTTAATGATATCGTACTTTCAAAGACTTTTGATAACGGAATGGTTTGTGCATCTGAAAATAGTGCCATTGTTGATAAAGAAATTTACAATGATGTCAAAAAAGAAATGGAAAAGATGCATGTTACCTTTTTAAAGAAGGCTGATTATAAAGCCTTAGCCGAAACAATGTTTAGACCTCAAGGTGGAGTCAAAGGACCAATCGCCGGCGCATCTGCCTTGAAGATTGCTAAACTTGCTGGAATCAAAGTTCCTGACGATACTAAAGTCTTAGCTGTTGAATTAACTAAGATCGGTGACGACGAACCATTATCTAGCGAAAAACTTTCTCCAGTAATCTCAATTTATAAGTCAACTAGTCACGAAGATGCCTTCAAGAAAGCTGACGCCTTACTCCATCACGGTGGCCTCGGTCATACAGCTGCCATTCATACGATGGATGAGAAGTTAGCCACTGAATATGGCGTAAAGATGTTAGCCAGTCGTGTCCTAGTCAACACTCCTTCAGCAATCGGTGGTATCGGAAATCTTTACAATGAGATGATCCCATCACTAACACTAGGAACAGGTTCATGGGGTAAAAATTCTATTTCACATAATGTCTCATCATTCGATCTTTTGAATATCAAGACTATCGCAAGACGGAGAAACAACATGCAATGGATCAAACAGCCTAAAGTATACTTTGAAAAAACCTCTGTACGTTACTTGGAAGATATGGAAGGTATCCACCGTGCAATGATTGTTGCAGATCCTAACATGGTTCAACTTGGATATGTCGATACAGTTGTTGACGAACTCAAACGGAGAAAACATCCAGTTGAATATACCTTATTCTCTGATGTAGAATACGTAACATCCACTGATATGGTTGGACGTGGCGTAACTCAGATGAACATCTTCAAACCAGATACCATCATTGCTTTAGGTGGCGGTTCAACGATGAACGCTGCTAAAGATATGTGGTTGTTCTACGAACATCCAGATGTTGACTTGTTTGGAGCAGAACAAGGCTTCATTGATATTAGAAAACGTACCTACAAGTTCCCTAAGCCTGAAAAAGCTCAATTTGTCGCTATTCCAACAACTTATGGAACTGGTTCAGAAGTAACGCCATTTTCTAATATTACTGACAATCGTACCAACGTTAAGTATCCAATCGCTGATTATGCATTGACGCCTGACGTTGCAATCATCGATTCGCAATTTGTTGAATCAATGCCTAAACATATCATTGCGATTGCTGGATTAGAAGTATTGAACAATGCGGTTGAATCGTTTGTTTCAAACATGGCTTCAGATTATACACGTCCATATGCTATGCAAGCCTTGAAGCTGGTCGTTGATAATTTGAAGAAAGCTTATGACGGAGACGTTGATGCACAAGCAGAATTGCACAATGCTTCAGCTCTTGCTGGAATGTCATTTGCAAACGCCTTTGCTGGTGTTGGCCATTCACTAGCAGATGTACTTTATAACGAATTTGGCCTTTCTCATGGTCTTGGGGTTATCATTTCACTCCCTCAAGTGATAAGATATAATTTCAAGCAACCAACAAAGATTGCTATGTGGCCAAAATACGAGCACTTTAGAGCTGATGAAGATTATGCTTCATTAGCAAGATACATTGGCTTGAATGGTTCCTCCAATGAGGATCTCAAAGAGGCCTTGATCAAGAAGATTGTTGAATTAGCTCACTCAGTCGACATCAAATTAAGTTTGAAAGATAACGGTGTTGATAAAGCACAATTTGAACAAAAAGTCGATGAGCTATCAGAAAACGCCTTTGCTGATCAATTCTCCTTTGCAAATCCTAAAGAACCATTGATCTCAGAACTAAAAGATATCTTGGTTGATGAATATTCAGGCAAGAATATCGAGCATTAG
- a CDS encoding glycerophosphodiester phosphodiesterase has product MKKSLQATVAAIAIAIFSLGISATPASAAPKVKNMVSIEKEIKKASPKNPIIFSHRGSPYNSPEHSFAGYDHAIKDGSHFIEQDVWLSKDGKLYVTHDDNLKRTTGKDINVSKSTSSELNKVKLRNGEPLHQLKDVFAHYKKNVHYIIEAKKNDGDNTDTEKALATQLDNSKMNKNVIIQDTDVNGIELLHSFKNQKNVPYLWLMEASGENEYLSMIQGAPKYIKFLSMDAEQATPKLMKAINKRGMLSDLWTIQTYNDNYNAIKVNKTDSLFTNNTKETKALIKDWK; this is encoded by the coding sequence ATGAAAAAAAGTTTACAAGCTACCGTTGCTGCAATAGCAATCGCTATTTTTAGTTTGGGGATCTCAGCAACGCCAGCCTCTGCAGCACCAAAAGTTAAAAACATGGTCTCGATTGAAAAAGAGATCAAGAAAGCATCGCCCAAGAATCCAATTATTTTTTCACATCGTGGCAGTCCTTACAACAGTCCAGAGCATAGTTTTGCTGGCTATGACCACGCTATTAAAGATGGCAGTCACTTTATCGAACAAGACGTTTGGCTCAGTAAAGATGGCAAATTATACGTGACTCACGATGACAATTTGAAACGAACTACCGGTAAAGACATCAATGTTTCAAAATCTACTTCTAGCGAGTTAAATAAAGTCAAGCTTAGAAATGGCGAACCTTTGCATCAATTAAAGGACGTTTTCGCCCACTATAAGAAAAATGTTCACTACATTATCGAAGCTAAAAAAAATGACGGCGACAACACCGACACTGAAAAAGCATTGGCAACGCAATTAGATAATTCTAAGATGAACAAAAACGTCATCATTCAAGATACCGACGTTAACGGAATTGAGTTGTTGCACAGCTTCAAGAATCAAAAGAATGTCCCATATCTTTGGTTAATGGAAGCATCTGGCGAGAATGAATACTTATCAATGATCCAAGGTGCTCCAAAGTACATCAAATTCTTGTCAATGGACGCCGAACAAGCAACGCCAAAATTGATGAAGGCTATCAACAAACGCGGTATGCTATCGGACCTATGGACCATCCAAACATACAACGACAATTACAACGCCATCAAGGTAAATAAGACCGATAGTCTATTCACTAACAATACAAAAGAAACAAAAGCATTGATAAAAGACTGGAAATAA